DNA sequence from the Malus domestica chromosome 06, GDT2T_hap1 genome:
GACAACGTATTTGTTAACGTCGTTGCATCTATTCAATATCGTGCTCTAGCAAACAAAGCAGATGATGCTTTCTACAAACTCACCAACACAAGGTCTCAAATCCAGGCCTATGTCTTCGACGGTATAAACTAAATATCCCTCTTAATAAATTAGAGATAATGGACTTTTTGATACACgtattttagtgttttttaaTCAGAAGTGTTTGTAGTTGATTGAGTTTGCCTTTTTCCTTCTCGCAGTGATTAGAGCTAGTGTTCCAAAGCTGAATCTGGATGCTGCTTTTGAGCAGAAGAATGAAATTGCAAAGGCTGTGGAAGATGAGCTCGAAAAAGTAATGCAGCAAAGCAAAATTCATATAATACTGCGGTGTCTAAATACAACTCGACTTTTAACCAAGTTGCTTTCCTTGCGTTGCAGGCTATGTCTGCATACGGTTATGAGATTGTGCAAACGCTCATTGTTGACATAGAACCAGATGTGCATGTGAAACGGGCAATGAATGAAATCAATGCTGGTATGAGTCTTATTCTCGATGTTTATGCAGTTCCGCACATGTGATCTGTTTGGtttcaattgttttaccatattttctatattttttcagCTGCAAGAATGAGAGTGGCAACTAATGAGAAGGCAGAGGCTGAGAAGATTTTGCAAATTAAACGAGCTGAAGGTGAGGCTGAGTCAAAGTATCTCTCTGGGCTGGGTATAGCTCGCCAGCGTCAAGCAATTGTAGATGGTTTGAGAGACAGTGTGCTGGGGTTCTCCGTCAATGTTCCAGGGACGACTGCAAAGGATGTCATGGACATGGTCCTTGTCACTCAGTATTTTGACACCATGAAGGAGATCGGCGCTGCCTCTAAATCCTCCACCGTGTTTATTCCCCATGGACCTGGTGCTGTACGGGATGTAGCTTCTCAGATTCGTGATGGACTTCTTCAGGGTTCTTATCAGTAGTCCGGTTCTTCTACAAGCTTTTTATCGCTCATCTGCAGGAACTTCTTTTGGGTCATTACGACGTGCTTTATTTGTTTATAGTTTTCTTTtcatggtttaattgtttaataCTGTATATGTGAGCATTTACGATTTCTGGTGAGCGTATAATGATCTTATACAATGAGAGAATTATTCGTGTAAACATGAATCTTGTACAGTTTTGCCTTTTTCAGACAGACTTAAAAGCGTTTTTATTTGTCGAGTGCATGAATTTCTTCATAAAAACGTGTCACATTTTTTACTCTTTTTCATATCGTATTCGAATTTGTAACACCAGCAAAATTTACTAACAAATTAGGTTATTTTAGAGCCTAACACAGAGAGAGTTCAAAGTTTGGACTTCTCTTTACGCCTATAAAATCCACTTCTCCAGATATAGACAGAAACACCTTCTGCCGTATAAGAACGCCAACATTGCCGTGTCTGCTAACTCGAGCCTTCGCCACTGTAGACGGCAAGAATGCGTGTTGGGCGCcaattgtaacatctcacatagtccaggggagtgatccttaaatgtatattcctatccttacttagcacgaggctttttggaagctcactggcttcgggttccgtaggaactctgaagttaagcgagaagggagccagagcactcccaggatgggtgacccactggaaagttgctcgtgagttcccaaaaacaaaaccgtgagggaatggtaagcccaaaatagACAACATCGTACTACGGTGGTGGAATAGTCCCGGGATATGGTAgacccgggctgggatgtgacaaatggtatcaaagccaatccctggccggaagtgtgccaacgaggacgtcgggcccctaaagggggtggattgtaacatcttaCATCGTCTAGGGgaatgatccttaaatgtatattatcatccctacctagcacgagactttTTTGGAGCtcaagcgagaaggaggccagagcactcccaggatggatgacccactggaaGTTACTtgtgagtttccaaaaacaaaaccgggagggaatggtaagcctaaAACGGATTGGGAAGCTATGCTTCAACTCTGCTCCAAGGGCTGTGTTGCTCAGGGGATTGACCATGGTGAAGCGTGAAGCTTTCTAATTGTCTAGCTTGTCCCTGCATATTCAAACAGTTATATATGCTGActtttatatacatacatatatatatatatatatatttctacacaTTTTAtcttctccaagttctcaacaGGATTGCTCACAGGGACAAGGAAGCAGAAACAAAGTCGCTATTGAAGCTGAAACTGGCATTGAACTTGTCTAATGTTCCTGCAGATACGTCGAAGGCAAGGTCGGTTCCAATGGAGATCAGAGAACTGCCTCCTCTCACGGCAGAAAAGTTTGCAACTGGATCATATCTCTTAAAGGGATTTCGTATCAGCCCGATTCCTCCAGCAACCGCAGCAAAAACATTTTCGCATTGCAGTTCCACCTGTTAGCCACAATGAACGCTGCATAATGACTATTtcagagtgctaataacaattcccgaTGGAAAATGACAGGAAGTTCTTACCCTGCCACAATCTGGTATATGATAAAACTGAATAGGGTGCCGAGTCCAGGAGAAACCAGATCAACTGCAACAGTCACAGAAACCATCAAACCGtcgcgaaaaaaaaaaagttgcagcaTACTTGACAGAAAAGTAATGTTGTGAAGAAGCAAATCATAGACCATTAGACAGATTAACCTTTGCATGACATATATCACTAATCCAGTTGAATTATTTCGAATCAAAACGAATCAGCGGTTCATGAACATAGTCCTTGCAGAGAAGATCTGATCAAGATTACAAGAAAATGTTAAGGATtgatagaaaggaaaaaagagacaaagagaagaaggaagaactgGAGGTGCAGACTGCAGAGTAAATTTGACCTCTGGCATACCCGCCAATGTTGTAGTTACTCATTGCTTGTCGTTGAAGCAATTGAGATCAAGGTTATTAATATCTGGATTAATGGGTAGAAAtatgttttattatataatgtGGGATGCATGTAGATTTAGCGTAAACCCGAGCGGAGTAACattttaggattcatacagccgatCTCACGTAATAtgataagactttgttgttgtcgTTTGCACGTGGATTTAGTGAGGAAGTTTCCTCATTGATGGCAAATTAATACATAAGAGTACTATGATCGTACAAGGGTGGAAATTCTGATGATTCAAAGATGTTGGACTTCAAAAGAGGCAAGGAAGAGGTGGAGATTAGTTGAAACCAAGCTCATTACGATTTCGTTTATAAGATTTTGGGTGTAAGAAAAACGCTCATAACCacttaaaattacaaaattcgACATTGCACATAATAAACTAGCCTTAGAAAATCGTTAAAACGTAGATGACTTACGGGACCGTTTGGGCTGAGCCACATTGGCTCTAATCCAGTTTTGTATATTTGAGTGGAAATTCATTCACGTCAATTTTGCAGTTCCACCTGTTAGGGCAATAGGCGtaatgaatagtaattgtcTAAGTGCATCTCCATCTAGTAACTAAATTTCCTGTACAATtgatattaaaaatttatttaaaaagaattaagaaattatattttatcatTAGGAATCCAACAGATATAAACAGGCCACATAACCCCTATTTCACTTGTGTTAAGTGCGCTACAATGTGGGCCCCATAGTCCTTTTTTGTCCCCCAATGCGCTCTCACATGTTCTTGTACTCCACGCACCTGGCTCAAAAAACCCTCTGACATGACTAACGTCATGATGACATCAGTATGACGTCAGATGGCACTCGGGCACAAGGTCGAGCACGAATTGCCTGATTGGGCAATTCAAATGCTTTGGGCCCACTGATTGTGACACGTCCCGAACCTGATATTCTCTGAATAcccggataggcacgtgctagcaaacacctgagggtgatgaaagccatttattgattacaagagtaatgattaTGAGGAAATATTCATGAATAAACATTAGAATCTAGAAGTAATAAACAAAGCTTAAGGAAGTGTCTAGAGTGCACAAATACTTtctaaaaaaattcacaaaggaaagatcattacaGAATATCACACAAATGAGTGATAGATtgctactggtaggggaatgcctcgtacgttgtgtcgtagtcctcgtttctaatacctgaatgggggcgcaaaacaaaggtgagtggaccaagttcatatatacaataataataaaacagttattaagatactaacccccacaatttatataaagaaaactactagcataataagtgataggtttaatgaaaatcctagcatgccaaaaatatctcaagaGACATATCGTGAAACACAAAATATCTAACGTCTCATAAATCATCTCTTAGCATAATGTACTactagtaagatcactgaataaatatatatatatatatatatatatctcacagccctatgccaacaccgtggtctctgcgcccatagccagagattaccaactcccggcccaatgcctgctctgtgtccctcagcccgtagctagggattatttctcccggcctattTGCCAACACCAGATCTTCGCCCCAaacggcatagtgtccactaggtacgtaCAAATAGTTAcgtctctcataaataaccacttcataatataaagtcattcatcgtttatactataaagaaggatttttaaaacatgttctagcatcctatcgtcatccatcagatagtctatgtgacagcccgtccctaattttaagagtttttaaagttttaataaaggattttacaaaaatgccttCTGAGGCACGCGCATTATTTGAGGTTAATcattgtgtcgtgccatctaagatttattttcttgacatatcctcgtagtattCGTCACTACGGACGTGTGGACGCTGACGGTTCGTGAttttggagttatatcgaagaagttattaacgtttgaaatttgggattttaaggaattataattttagtaaaatctagaatttcttttatgaaaatggacggcccagatttaatgaagaattaaatggatggttgggatgagagaaagaaggttttgtgtgtgtgtgcgcgtaagaagaagaaagaagaaggcttcgggaggaaaagaaaacagagaaaaaaaaagacagattgggcaaagctgcccaatcggagaagaaggaggagaggccgaatggggagaggagagaggaagtTGACTGGCCAACCAAAAGAAGGAAATGAGggaaaggaggaggaaggaaaaaCAAGAGATCGGTCGGGTCCATTTGACCCGCAAGGCCATTTTCCGATggttttccatccaaatttctgGTCTTCTTCAACCTCCCATCAACCCCAAACACCTGCAAGACATCCTAGCATCCTAATTGACCCAAAAATCAATGAATTTCGTGGTGATTTCGCGAAAAACACCCACACGGGTGCCGCGACTTTCTTGTTCAAATTCACCCAATCCCGAagcaatttctttcaattgccACCACCCATACACTtctcttgaggcctagaacaaagcccaagcattagTTGGAgcatcggagttgatttgaggacgaattggaactcacccaattctagggtttcgcaagggtttgagcaaattggagcctttccaggccaaattggccttttAATCAGGTATAAattttactctactcattgagatcttcaattctgtattttttgagaatttttggaaatagttggattttccggcgagccggggcggccaaccgccacccgcggcggcccgtaCGGCGGCGCatggccaatggcccgccaatgtcattattagcatgtgtttaaggttctaggttcagttttgataattgatggacgtaaattgagtaattgaacctaagttagttacgattcgtggttaggccaaaacgtgaatcgacgatccaaccgtcggatcgtcaccaaactttgatacattgtaatacgtaatatttgaggattataggaacttacgtaTTGGGAATCCGTTTTatggatcttccggaattggagttgtaagttcataaaatagaatgttaaccgtcactcgGTTTCGACAATTGacagagatccgaccgttggatggtaatgaaattttaggatgttttcctagaggtatattgtggacctctgtaagttatggatttgaaatctgaggtgcagatcttccggatcgaactacgtagtgacgtgttttatataagttatatattctatcgatatgatttctgaggttggatttgattattgttctaacCACCGATCGTCATGActccttgatgtgttgtgctagggagttgttgggtgaactccaggtgagtgggcagtatttctgtttatacctatatactattgatatttttcccagaaattgagtttaaatgaaagtacgttttaaaatgtcatgcatgcatattatgagatatatgaattgataattgatgcatatatatatgtgaattggtgctgtggacgcacaggtgagttttatgttattcatgtgaatcattgatgatgtgaactGTGTTGAGAGCttataacctgcacccctggtgttagtgcttatattattcaccgcaccgcacgctcaccttagatccaagtaggtgcatgtcatacagaccatgagagggttccgacatgctagtcgtacagatcacttcAGGTGGTTTcaactggtaggtgaccttagattatatgcacagatgattgatgagagaatcactagagcgtattattacaccattcttgtcgtacagactacttcaggtagttccgactaatgtgcagagtagtgccgtacaagtcaccgtggtgactccggttggattggatattgagctattgaattaaccgtacaggaccaactgcagggtctccggttgattccttatttcacatgttatattgatgcatccatattctgtttttgacattatggcatggcatattttctggatttgataaagattgatgatttgagatatttgaagatttatatgcatattatatactatttttctgggaaagtatacaggttttacagcgaggggttaaaaatgttttaaatgaaatgttttcgaaaaactttgttttactgacccactcaattttgttttgcgcccctccaggttctagatagcagagctttggtggccacgaggaatccaacggtgttctgacagaattcacaaaagtaggactcaccctcgggtgtttcatcttagtaattgtattttttaaagcttccgaactgtgtaaatggttacgtcactctcacgtgacggccaacatgccttccTTCGGGACGAGGTGTGtcagtctaccagttcatggtttttatagaaaatatgatatattaaaatatagctcaatataggtcaacaattaattcctcaccaaaacaagacgataaacaacatatttcataaacttgcttaacataaaactcaGTTCATAAATTCGTAAGGCATGTA
Encoded proteins:
- the LOC103428302 gene encoding hypersensitive-induced response protein-like protein 1 isoform X3; protein product: MGNLFCCVQVDQSTVAIRERFGKFVDVLEPGCHCLPWFLGHQLAGHLSLRLQQLDVRCETKTKDNVFVNVVASIQYRALANKADDAFYKLTNTRSQIQAYVFDVIRASVPKLNLDAAFEQKNEIAKAVEDELEKAMSAYGYEIVQTLIVDIEPDVHVKRAMNEINAAARMRVATNEKAEAEKILQIKRAEGEAESKYLSGLGIARQRQAIVDGLRDSVLGFSVNVPGTTAKDVMDMVLVTQYFDTMKEIGAASKSSTVFIPHGPGAVRDVASQIRDGLLQGSYQ
- the LOC103428302 gene encoding hypersensitive-induced reaction 1 protein isoform X1 translates to MLWGRNCIHLMYYSGENMGNLFCCVQVDQSTVAIRERFGKFVDVLEPGCHCLPWFLGHQLAGHLSLRLQQLDVRCETKTKDNVFVNVVASIQYRALANKADDAFYKLTNTRSQIQAYVFDVIRASVPKLNLDAAFEQKNEIAKAVEDELEKAMSAYGYEIVQTLIVDIEPDVHVKRAMNEINAAARMRVATNEKAEAEKILQIKRAEGEAESKYLSGLGIARQRQAIVDGLRDSVLGFSVNVPGTTAKDVMDMVLVTQYFDTMKEIGAASKSSTVFIPHGPGAVRDVASQIRDGLLQGSYQ
- the LOC103428302 gene encoding hypersensitive-induced reaction 1 protein isoform X2; the encoded protein is MLWGRNCIHLIGENMGNLFCCVQVDQSTVAIRERFGKFVDVLEPGCHCLPWFLGHQLAGHLSLRLQQLDVRCETKTKDNVFVNVVASIQYRALANKADDAFYKLTNTRSQIQAYVFDVIRASVPKLNLDAAFEQKNEIAKAVEDELEKAMSAYGYEIVQTLIVDIEPDVHVKRAMNEINAAARMRVATNEKAEAEKILQIKRAEGEAESKYLSGLGIARQRQAIVDGLRDSVLGFSVNVPGTTAKDVMDMVLVTQYFDTMKEIGAASKSSTVFIPHGPGAVRDVASQIRDGLLQGSYQ